Proteins co-encoded in one Haloarcula pelagica genomic window:
- a CDS encoding cold-shock protein, whose protein sequence is MVNGTVDFFHNDGGYGFIDTEDADDDVFFHMEDVGGSDLEEGTDIEFDIEDAPKGPRATNVVRA, encoded by the coding sequence ATGGTAAACGGTACTGTGGATTTCTTCCACAACGACGGCGGTTACGGTTTCATCGATACTGAGGACGCGGACGATGATGTCTTCTTCCACATGGAGGATGTCGGCGGCTCGGACCTCGAAGAGGGGACGGACATCGAATTCGACATCGAGGACGCCCCGAAGGGCCCGCGCGCGACGAACGTCGTCCGCGCGTAA
- the ureG gene encoding urease accessory protein UreG, producing MSKTHRDVATVGVGGPVGSGKTALLSELVPMLREAGLDVGVIANDILTQEDADRLRERFADVVPEDLVAGVETGACPHTGIREDPSMNLQQIDAFLADHPELDIVVVESGGDNLAATFNPELADFSLYVISVAEGEDIPRKRGPGVVDCDLLVINKTDLAPHVGVDVDVLERDAHEVREGPTVFTNCKAGEGVDEVMAHIDEGVLFA from the coding sequence ATGAGCAAGACACACCGCGACGTGGCGACCGTCGGCGTCGGCGGCCCCGTCGGGTCGGGCAAGACCGCGCTGCTGTCGGAACTGGTCCCGATGCTCCGCGAGGCGGGCCTGGATGTCGGCGTCATCGCCAACGACATCCTCACGCAGGAGGACGCCGACCGACTGCGCGAGCGGTTCGCCGACGTGGTCCCGGAAGACCTCGTCGCCGGCGTCGAGACCGGCGCCTGCCCGCACACGGGCATCCGCGAGGACCCGTCGATGAACCTCCAGCAAATCGACGCCTTCCTCGCCGACCACCCCGAGTTGGACATCGTGGTCGTCGAGAGCGGCGGCGACAACCTCGCGGCGACGTTCAACCCCGAACTCGCGGACTTCTCGCTGTACGTCATCTCCGTGGCCGAGGGCGAGGACATCCCCCGCAAGCGCGGCCCCGGCGTCGTCGACTGTGACCTGCTCGTGATCAACAAGACCGACCTCGCACCCCACGTCGGCGTCGACGTGGACGTGCTCGAACGGGACGCCCACGAGGTCAGGGAGGGGCCGACAGTGTTCACGAACTGTAAGGCCGGCGAGGGCGTCGACGAGGTGATGGCCCACATCGACGAAGGGGTGCTGTTCGCCTGA
- a CDS encoding class I SAM-dependent methyltransferase, protein MDSHEVRRQWADRSGEYSPTYYAHYGSDATSELVRSLLERHVERDASVLEVGCNAGRHLAELADAGFADLTGIDLNADALDLLAETYPDLAADGTFHAVSIEEFVTDIDDDAFDVVFSVETLQHLHPDSAWVFDDLARITGDLLVTVENESGEAGTVNYVDDDLPLYYRDWNEVFTDRGLTEIESTAGKRDTVRVFRPSE, encoded by the coding sequence GTGGATTCTCACGAGGTCCGGCGACAGTGGGCAGACCGCTCGGGCGAGTACTCGCCGACGTACTACGCCCACTACGGGTCGGACGCGACGAGTGAACTGGTCCGTTCGTTGCTGGAGCGCCACGTCGAGCGCGACGCGAGCGTCCTCGAAGTCGGCTGTAACGCCGGCCGACACCTGGCGGAACTGGCCGACGCCGGCTTCGCCGACCTCACCGGCATCGACCTCAACGCCGACGCGCTGGATCTGCTGGCCGAGACCTACCCCGACCTGGCGGCCGACGGGACCTTCCACGCTGTCTCGATCGAGGAGTTCGTCACCGACATCGACGACGACGCCTTCGACGTGGTCTTCTCGGTCGAGACGCTCCAGCACCTCCACCCCGACTCGGCGTGGGTGTTCGACGACCTGGCGCGGATCACCGGCGACCTGCTCGTGACCGTCGAGAACGAGAGCGGCGAGGCCGGGACGGTCAACTACGTCGACGACGACCTGCCGCTGTACTACCGGGACTGGAACGAAGTGTTCACCGATCGGGGGCTGACCGAAATCGAGTCGACGGCCGGGAAGCGCGATACCGTGCGGGTATTTCGCCCGTCGGAGTGA
- a CDS encoding ROK family protein, which translates to MVSVLAIDIGGSTIRGARATESGLEEEPWAFTTDTIDSAETLVDRLDEAYDDIDAIGVAAAAVVDRQTNELLDVTNWSGWDLTPLADTFSVPLAVENDADASALGLKRYGDVGPSVDLAYLTISTGIGVGILRNGDLVPGAEAGFVNINWDGDLRYSDVNDPWEAYAAGKQLPKRVREWLADDDRETALTGTEDAKEFFQAVYAGDHVARDYYTRIKRINAAGIGTIANLFSTDLVKVGGGVARNNPDLVDYDDDPNALEPVDLGDYCMLSPPTIELTSFGVDLELYGAAAAAIERLQS; encoded by the coding sequence ATGGTGTCTGTCCTCGCGATCGATATCGGCGGGTCGACGATTAGGGGTGCCAGAGCGACCGAGTCCGGCCTCGAAGAGGAACCGTGGGCGTTCACCACCGACACGATCGATTCCGCGGAGACGCTCGTCGACCGACTCGACGAGGCGTACGACGACATCGACGCGATCGGTGTCGCCGCCGCCGCGGTCGTCGATCGACAGACAAACGAACTACTGGATGTCACGAACTGGTCCGGGTGGGACCTGACGCCGCTCGCGGACACGTTCTCCGTGCCACTCGCCGTCGAGAACGACGCCGACGCGAGCGCACTCGGGCTGAAGCGGTACGGCGACGTGGGGCCGTCCGTCGACCTCGCGTACCTGACGATAAGCACCGGGATCGGCGTCGGTATCCTCCGGAACGGGGACCTCGTTCCCGGCGCCGAGGCCGGCTTCGTGAACATCAACTGGGACGGTGACCTCCGGTACTCGGATGTCAACGACCCGTGGGAGGCGTACGCGGCCGGGAAACAGCTCCCGAAGCGCGTCCGGGAGTGGCTCGCCGACGACGACCGGGAGACGGCCCTCACCGGTACCGAGGACGCGAAGGAGTTCTTTCAGGCTGTGTACGCTGGCGACCACGTCGCTCGTGACTACTACACCCGGATCAAACGGATCAACGCCGCTGGGATCGGCACGATCGCGAACCTGTTCTCGACGGATCTCGTCAAGGTCGGCGGTGGCGTGGCCCGTAACAACCCGGACCTGGTCGACTACGACGACGACCCCAACGCGCTCGAACCGGTCGATCTCGGCGACTACTGCATGCTGTCGCCGCCGACGATCGAACTGACCTCGTTTGGCGTCGACCTCGAACTCTACGGCGCCGCCGCCGCGGCGATCGAACGCCTCCAGTCGTAG
- a CDS encoding urease subunit gamma, whose product MKLTAKEQERLTVFTAAEVARRRKERGVPLNHPEAVAYISDWCIERGRDGQSVAEIRAGASQLLGREDVMDGVPEMIPMIQVEPVFPDGTKLVTVHDPIRSDSVGTADQDGDESEDT is encoded by the coding sequence ATGAAACTCACAGCCAAAGAGCAAGAACGACTCACCGTCTTCACCGCCGCAGAGGTCGCGCGACGCCGCAAGGAACGGGGCGTCCCGCTGAACCACCCCGAGGCCGTCGCCTACATCAGCGACTGGTGTATCGAACGGGGTCGCGACGGGCAGTCCGTCGCGGAGATCCGCGCCGGTGCGTCCCAGCTACTGGGTCGCGAGGACGTGATGGACGGCGTCCCCGAGATGATCCCGATGATCCAGGTCGAACCCGTCTTCCCCGACGGAACCAAGCTCGTGACCGTCCACGACCCCATCCGGTCGGACAGCGTCGGGACCGCGGACCAGGACGGCGACGAGAGCGAGGACACATGA
- the ureC gene encoding urease subunit alpha: MTRDIERDNYAELYGPTEGDKVRLGDTELFAEVEEDLRTHGDEAVFGGGKTLRDGLGQAPGVTQEEGALDWVITNATIIDPKLGIVAGDIGIRNGEIAGIGKAGNPDTMDGVDMVVGPSTDAYPAEGKIATTGGLDIHIHWNSAQLHEHALSSGITTMLGGGYGGGATTCTTGPENIKRFLQAAEAWPVNVGFYGKGNASDPGPLREQVEAGACALKLHEDWGSMPRAIDTALDVAEEEDVQVCMHTDTLNEAGFVENTFSAVDGRTMHLFHIEGAGGGHAPDIMEMVGQPNMLPSSTNPSMPYTDNTFDEHLDMVMVCHHLNPDVPEDVAFAESRVRAETIAAEDVLHDMGAISMMTSDSQAMGRMAEVVSRTWQTASKMKSQRGPLPEDEGTGADNFRIKRYISKYTINPAISAGIDQYVGTLEPGKIADICLWDPAFFGVKPAMTFKGGFPVHSEMGEANGSLMTCEPILQRERAGAVGKAKHALSLSFVSPAAAERGVGEEYGLDSEVVPIEGARTPGKGDMVYNDYCPDDIEVDPETFEVEVDGENVTCEPSSELPLAQRYLL, translated from the coding sequence ATGACACGCGACATCGAGCGGGACAACTACGCCGAGTTGTACGGCCCGACCGAGGGCGACAAGGTCCGTCTGGGCGACACCGAACTGTTTGCGGAGGTCGAAGAGGACCTCCGAACTCACGGCGACGAGGCGGTGTTCGGCGGCGGGAAGACCCTGCGGGACGGCCTCGGACAGGCTCCCGGCGTCACCCAGGAGGAGGGCGCGCTGGACTGGGTCATCACGAACGCGACGATCATCGATCCGAAACTGGGGATCGTCGCGGGCGACATCGGCATCCGGAACGGCGAGATCGCCGGCATCGGCAAGGCCGGCAACCCGGACACGATGGACGGCGTCGACATGGTCGTCGGCCCGTCGACGGACGCCTACCCCGCGGAGGGGAAGATCGCCACCACCGGCGGCCTGGACATCCACATCCACTGGAACTCCGCGCAGTTGCACGAACACGCGCTGTCGTCGGGTATCACGACGATGCTGGGCGGGGGCTACGGCGGCGGTGCGACGACCTGTACGACCGGCCCGGAGAACATCAAACGGTTCCTCCAGGCCGCCGAGGCCTGGCCGGTCAACGTCGGCTTCTACGGGAAGGGAAATGCCTCCGATCCCGGGCCGCTCCGTGAACAGGTCGAGGCCGGCGCCTGTGCGCTGAAACTCCACGAGGACTGGGGGTCGATGCCCCGGGCCATCGACACCGCGCTCGATGTCGCCGAGGAGGAAGACGTGCAGGTCTGTATGCACACGGACACGCTCAACGAGGCCGGTTTCGTCGAGAACACGTTCAGCGCCGTCGACGGCCGGACGATGCACCTGTTCCACATCGAGGGCGCAGGCGGGGGCCACGCGCCGGACATCATGGAGATGGTCGGCCAGCCCAACATGCTCCCCTCGTCGACGAACCCCTCGATGCCCTACACCGACAACACGTTCGACGAGCACCTGGACATGGTGATGGTCTGTCACCACCTCAACCCGGACGTGCCCGAGGACGTGGCTTTCGCCGAGTCCCGCGTGCGGGCCGAGACCATCGCCGCCGAGGACGTGCTCCACGACATGGGCGCCATCTCGATGATGACCTCCGACTCCCAGGCGATGGGCCGGATGGCCGAGGTCGTCTCGCGGACCTGGCAGACCGCCTCGAAGATGAAGTCCCAGCGCGGTCCCCTCCCCGAGGACGAGGGCACCGGGGCGGACAACTTCCGGATCAAACGCTACATCTCGAAGTACACGATCAACCCGGCCATCTCGGCCGGGATCGACCAGTACGTCGGGACGCTCGAACCCGGGAAGATCGCCGACATCTGCCTGTGGGACCCCGCCTTCTTCGGGGTGAAGCCGGCGATGACGTTCAAGGGCGGCTTCCCGGTCCACTCCGAGATGGGCGAGGCCAACGGCTCCTTGATGACCTGTGAGCCGATCCTCCAGCGCGAACGGGCCGGCGCCGTCGGCAAGGCCAAACACGCCCTCTCGCTGTCCTTCGTCTCGCCGGCCGCTGCCGAACGCGGCGTCGGCGAGGAGTACGGCCTGGACTCGGAGGTCGTCCCCATCGAGGGCGCTCGCACGCCCGGGAAAGGCGACATGGTGTACAACGACTACTGTCCGGACGACATCGAGGTCGACCCCGAGACATTCGAGGTCGAGGTCGACGGCGAGAACGTCACCTGTGAACCGTCCTCCGAACTGCCACTCGCACAGCGGTACCTGCTATGA
- a CDS encoding urease accessory protein UreF has translation MSDDATLSAFRLADSFLPVGTYTVSYGLEQFAQDDRIDGADDLRALLSTYLRRQVGPAELVALRAAHAATLAGDLDAACEADRRLRAVTLSAEFRESAQQSGDRLLSLQRDLRTDEDGLLERYAARADADETPGNYAVVLGVTTALAGVDERTACLLCCHGFVTGLLGAAQRLLSLGHTDAQRVLDDLRSEMVAVVEDSADTDIEEMAPFAPLVDVLAAEHERAERRLFAS, from the coding sequence GTGAGCGACGACGCCACCCTCAGCGCGTTCCGCCTCGCCGACTCGTTCCTGCCGGTCGGGACCTACACCGTCTCCTACGGCCTCGAACAGTTCGCCCAGGACGACCGGATCGACGGCGCCGATGACCTCCGGGCGCTGCTTTCGACCTACCTCCGTCGGCAGGTCGGGCCAGCCGAACTGGTCGCGCTGCGGGCCGCACACGCCGCCACGCTGGCGGGCGACCTCGACGCGGCCTGCGAGGCCGACCGCCGGCTGCGCGCGGTGACGCTGTCCGCGGAGTTCCGAGAAAGCGCCCAGCAGTCGGGCGACCGGCTGCTCTCGCTCCAGCGTGACCTCCGGACTGACGAGGACGGCCTGCTGGAGCGGTACGCGGCCCGCGCCGACGCCGACGAGACGCCCGGGAACTACGCGGTCGTACTGGGCGTGACGACCGCGCTGGCTGGCGTCGACGAGCGGACGGCCTGTCTGCTGTGCTGTCACGGCTTCGTCACTGGCCTGCTGGGAGCGGCCCAGCGGTTGCTCTCGCTGGGCCACACCGACGCCCAGCGGGTCCTCGACGACCTCCGGTCGGAGATGGTCGCGGTCGTCGAGGACAGCGCCGATACCGACATCGAGGAGATGGCCCCGTTCGCACCGCTGGTCGACGTGCTCGCCGCCGAACACGAACGCGCGGAGCGGCGGCTGTTCGCGAGCTAA
- a CDS encoding urease accessory protein UreE has translation MRLADSYVGHRADPAVEKRLTAPATDPVTVVLSDTDRRRSRVRTETDDGRDLGVVVPQDLGDGDVLEADDGTLVVVELARIDALVLDLDGSGLTPTAALELGHALGNRHWDLALRDGEALFPVPDSRERMDAVVESELPAAVDHRYEAVPPTLFDDAGSPADHEHGGAHDHADHDHGHEDHDHRHSHGVHTIDDPGGGEP, from the coding sequence ATGCGTCTCGCCGACAGCTACGTCGGCCACCGAGCGGACCCGGCCGTCGAGAAACGGCTGACAGCGCCGGCTACCGACCCCGTGACCGTCGTCCTCTCGGACACCGACCGACGGCGCTCGCGGGTCCGGACCGAGACCGACGACGGCCGCGACCTGGGGGTCGTCGTCCCACAAGACCTGGGCGACGGCGACGTGCTCGAAGCCGACGACGGGACCCTCGTCGTCGTGGAACTGGCCCGGATCGACGCGCTGGTGCTCGACCTCGACGGGAGCGGGCTCACGCCGACGGCCGCCCTGGAACTGGGTCACGCGCTGGGTAACCGCCACTGGGATCTGGCTCTCCGGGACGGCGAGGCGCTCTTCCCGGTCCCGGACAGTCGCGAGCGGATGGACGCCGTCGTCGAGAGCGAACTCCCGGCGGCTGTCGACCACCGCTACGAGGCCGTTCCGCCGACGCTGTTCGACGACGCCGGTTCGCCGGCGGATCACGAACACGGGGGTGCCCACGACCACGCGGACCACGACCACGGACACGAGGACCACGATCACCGACACAGCCACGGCGTCCACACCATCGACGACCCCGGAGGGGGAGAGCCGTGA
- a CDS encoding urease accessory protein UreD has protein sequence MAADGETTQETDAPHPSFAEYAAEPVPQAAVGAPGKDGVLELTFADTAGGTALVEDYATVPFHISGTLGHDPHPDAETVFVQSPTGGVAQGDRHDITVTVREDAVANVSTQSSTKVQSMECNYAAADTDLSVEAGGHLDYVPEPTILHENARYCQDLRLDLAADATAVLSDVVVPGRLARGERFAFERYRSTVEAHGPDGLLFADTTHLAPEEDDPTAPGLLGEFAVYGTAFVVAPDRDTDGLSDAVHEVVTDCDARAGASALPNDAGVSVRALGHRAETVTATLRAAWDHARRELLGAPAPIGRKY, from the coding sequence ATGGCCGCCGACGGTGAGACGACCCAGGAGACCGACGCTCCCCACCCCTCGTTCGCCGAGTACGCCGCCGAACCGGTTCCCCAGGCCGCCGTCGGCGCGCCGGGAAAGGACGGCGTCCTCGAACTGACCTTCGCCGACACAGCGGGCGGGACCGCACTGGTCGAAGACTACGCGACGGTCCCGTTCCACATCTCCGGGACGCTGGGACACGACCCCCACCCAGACGCCGAGACGGTGTTCGTCCAGTCGCCGACCGGCGGGGTCGCACAGGGCGACCGCCACGACATCACGGTGACCGTCCGCGAGGACGCCGTCGCCAACGTCTCCACGCAGAGTTCGACGAAAGTCCAGTCCATGGAGTGTAACTACGCGGCCGCCGACACGGACCTCTCCGTCGAGGCTGGCGGCCACCTGGATTACGTCCCGGAGCCGACCATCCTCCACGAGAACGCGCGGTACTGCCAGGACCTCCGTCTGGACCTCGCAGCGGACGCGACGGCCGTTCTCAGCGACGTGGTGGTGCCGGGCCGACTCGCCCGTGGCGAGCGGTTCGCCTTCGAGCGGTACCGCTCGACCGTCGAGGCACACGGCCCCGACGGTCTGCTGTTTGCCGACACCACGCATCTGGCGCCCGAGGAGGACGATCCGACGGCGCCCGGGCTGCTCGGGGAGTTCGCCGTCTACGGGACCGCCTTCGTCGTCGCACCCGACCGTGACACCGACGGGCTGAGCGACGCCGTCCACGAGGTCGTCACGGACTGCGATGCCCGGGCCGGCGCGAGCGCGCTCCCGAACGACGCCGGCGTGTCGGTGCGTGCGCTGGGCCACCGCGCGGAGACGGTGACGGCGACGCTCCGAGCGGCCTGGGACCACGCGCGTCGGGAACTGCTCGGCGCGCCGGCCCCCATCGGGAGGAAGTACTGA
- a CDS encoding helix-turn-helix domain-containing protein — protein METDSFAPGASDVIRARFRMALSPDLWIHEVSTAFPDATLRLLTGVPVDDRALELGEVRAADATAVAEAIRTHRDVSAYETVYADTRRVIGRYEADEKGLYEFLWDSSLPPEFPILVEDGEMEFDLTATREQFEAFGATLDERGRPYDLLSLVHTTDRETLLTDRQRECLTVAHRQGYFDVPRACTLAEVADTLGVDTSTASETIRRAVDRVVGRFLLDSE, from the coding sequence GTGGAGACCGACTCGTTCGCACCGGGGGCGAGCGACGTGATCCGCGCTCGGTTCCGGATGGCGTTGTCACCCGACCTCTGGATCCACGAGGTGTCGACGGCGTTTCCCGACGCGACGCTCCGGTTGCTCACCGGCGTCCCGGTCGACGACCGCGCGCTCGAACTCGGGGAGGTCCGCGCGGCCGATGCCACGGCGGTCGCCGAGGCGATCCGGACACACCGGGACGTGTCCGCCTACGAGACGGTGTACGCCGACACTCGGCGGGTGATCGGCCGGTACGAGGCCGACGAGAAGGGGCTCTACGAATTCCTCTGGGACTCCTCGCTCCCGCCCGAGTTCCCCATCCTCGTCGAAGACGGGGAGATGGAGTTCGACCTGACCGCGACCCGCGAGCAGTTCGAGGCCTTCGGTGCCACCCTCGACGAGCGGGGCCGTCCGTACGACCTGCTGTCGCTCGTCCACACTACCGACCGGGAGACGCTGCTGACCGACCGGCAACGGGAGTGTCTGACCGTCGCCCACCGCCAGGGCTACTTCGACGTGCCCCGGGCGTGCACACTGGCGGAAGTCGCCGACACACTGGGCGTCGACACGTCGACGGCGAGCGAGACGATCCGGCGGGCGGTCGACCGCGTCGTCGGTCGGTTTCTCCTGGACTCCGAGTGA